In the Terriglobus sp. RCC_193 genome, ATCTGATCCGGGCGATCCACTTCCACCTCAAAATGCGTGGTGTGCGGAAGACGCCTGCGTGCTTCACGCAGAGCCGCAGTCAGATCTTTCTTCCCGCCATCGGTGACGATGGCAAGATGATTGTCCTTCGCCAACACTGCATCTGAAAGCGAATAACGATGATTGAAACCGCCGCCGCAGCGAACAGCGTAACGCTCCAGTAGTCGCAGTCCGGGTGTAGTCTTGCGCGTGTCTACGATGCGCGCCTTGGTTCCTGCGGTTTCCGCGACATACTTGGCAGTCAGAGTAGCGACACCGCTCATGCGCTGAATGAAGTTCAGAGCAACGCGTTCTCCGCGAAGCACGCTGCGTGCAGAGCCACTCACCGTCGCCAGTATCTGTCCCGCAGTAAACAATTCCGCATCGCGCACAGAGAATGTGACGAGCGTTGCGGCATCTACCAGACGCATCGCCGCAGCGAAAACCTGCTCACCGGCAAGAACGCCGTCTTCCCTTGCCGCCAGCACCGCTGTCACCTGTACATCTTCGGAAATGAGCAGCTCGGAAGTGATGTCACCCCACGGCGCATCCTCGTCCAGCGCAATCCGCACAATGCGGTCGACAGCGTCAGCAGCCAGTGTCATTCATGCCCCCCTGGGCTTCACAGACAGCATACGTTCCAGTGCAATGCGCGCAGGCTCTGCCACATCTTCTGGAACCTTAATCTGATTCACGATCTCGCCGCGATCCATCGACTCCAGCACCCACGCCAGATAGCTCGGATGAATGCGATACATCGTGGAACATGGGCAGATGATGGAATCCAGGCAGACAATGGTGTGTTCCGGATGCTGATCCGCAAGCCGCTGCACCAGGTTGATCTCCGTGCCAACGGCAAACACACCGCCGGGTTCGGCTGCCTCAATGCGCCTCTTAATGTAGTCCGTCGAACCGTACTCATCCGCCGCATCGACCACTTCCATGGTGCATTCGGGATGAACGAGCACGCGCACACCTGGGTGCCGATGCCGTGCATGACGAATCTGCTCTACCGTGAAGCGCTTATGTACAGAGCAGTAGCCATGCCAGAGAATCACCTTCGCATCACGCATCGCTTCTTCCGTATTGCCACCAAGCGCCTGCTCTGGCTGCCATACCGGCATCTGTTCCAGCGGGATGCCCATGGCTTTCGCCGTATTGCGGCCCAGGTGCTGATCCGGAAAGAACAGTACCCGTTGTCCTCGCTCGAAAGCCCATTCCAGCACCTTCGCTGCATTGGAGGACGTGCAGACAATGCCGCCGTTGCGTCCGCAGAATGCCTTCAACGCCGCCGACGAGTTCATATACGTGACGGGGATAACGGGTGCGCGACCATCGGCGTCCGGCTCGCTCCCGTACAGCTCCATCAATTCTTCCCAGCAATCCTGCACGGTGTCCAGGTCGGCCATGTCGGCCATGGAGCATCCGGCTGCAAGGTTCGGCAGCACCACTGATTGCTCCGGCCGCGACAACATATCTGCCGTCTCTGCCATAAAGTGAACACCGCAGAAGACGATGTATTCCGCATTCGGCCGAGTCTTTGCCGCTTGCGCAAGCTGAAAACTATCGCCCACAAAGTCCGCGTACTTCACCACTTCATCGCGCTGGTAGAAGTGGCCAAGGATCACCAATCGATCGCCCAATGCATGTTTCGCAGCGCGGATACGCAGATCAAGCTCTGCTGCCGTCGCATTGCGATACTCGCGCGGAATCACGCCCTGTGCGGGCGAGCCTTCCGGTAGTGCATCACGCTGCGACGCACCGGGACCATAGCCCGTGACGGCGTCATACTGCCAGGGATCATCTGCAAGTGCGGAGGAGCAACTGGAGCCTTGCTGTTCACCAATGCGAATCAGCCGGAGGGTACTGTCTACGGAAGCCAACGCAATCCTCGTAACCACGCGTCCCGGGATTCCGCTGGCGCTCGCTGTTCCGATGCACCGCGTGTACGCGCTTCTACCAAGGATAAACGTTTCGTCAACATCCGTGTTCAGGCCGCCTGTTTCAAAAGAGATTGCTGAAGTAAAAGGTTCACCAGTTCTCGTTCCTCAGCGCGTAACGCCGCGGCGTGTTTCGCAATACTTTTACGCTCCTGGGCAATCTTTTTCTCCGCTTCTTCTGCGCTGATGGCCCCAAGATAACGTTCCAGAACCGCTGGATGGACATAGCATTTACGGCACACGCTGGGTGTATTTCCAAGCTTGGACGCCACCTGCGCAATGGCCTGCACCACGTTCTTCTTAGCCTCTGTAACGGATGTTGCCGGCTCCAACTCGCTGAGCAAAGAACAGCACAGGACGCTGCCTGCCCAGGTGCGGAAGTCTTTCGCGGTGAAATGTTCGCCTGTAATCTCGCGCAGATATTCGTTTACATCCGCAGAATCAATGCTGTGGCGATTGCCTTCCTCGTCCACGTACTGAAACAGCTCGTACCCCGGAAGGTCGCTGATCTGACGGATGATCTTCGCCAATCGCCGATCCTGCAGGTTGATGGTGTGGTGCACGCGGCTCTTACCCTGGAAGTCAAAGGTAACCTTTGCACCACGAACCTCCACATGCTTCGTACGCATCGTGGTCAGGCCATAGCTTTTGTTGGTGCGGGCATATTCCTCGTTACCCACGCGGATATGAGTCTCCTCCATCAGGCGGATCACGGTAGCCAGCACCTTTTCGCGCGGCAAACCATCCTGCCCCAGATCGCGATCCACTCGTTCTCGAATGACCGGAAGTGCCTCTGCAAAGAGGACCATCCGTTCGTACTTCGTTTCGTCGCGGACCTGACGCCAGCGTGGATGGTACCGACTCTGTTTGCGTCCGCGAGCGTCGCGGCCAGTGCATTGCAGATGGCCATTATCATAGGTGGTGATCCAGACATCGGTCCATGCAGGTGGGATCACCAGCGATCGAATACGTGCGAGCGCGTCCTTATCTCGCAACACCTTGCCATCGGGTGTGGTGTAGCGAAACGTCTTGCCATGCGGTATGCGGCGATATCCGGGCTGACGATCTGTTGTGTAGCGAAGCCCGGCTGCCTTTGCTGCCTCAACCGGATCAAGAATGATTTCCGGCGCTTTCACTCCAACTGCCTTCTTCATCGCAACGAATGGGATGCAGAATCCGCGAGCAGCGTAACGCGTGTGCTCGTCCCGTATAGTGGCCATATCCCATCCACCGAAAGGACATGCTTTTGCGCCAGACACTGGAGCGCTACTTCGACTTCGCTGCTCTTCACGCCACATGGCGCACGGAGATACTTGCGGGCCTTACCACCTTTCTGACGATGGCTTACATCATCTTCGTCAATCCAGCGATCCTGTCGAAGACGGGTATGCCCATTGCAGCCGTAACGGCGGCCACATGCCTCTGCGCCGCGTTCGGCTCCATCCTGATGGGCTTTCTGGCGCGTTATCCGCTGGCCCTGGCGCCGGGCATGGGGTTGAATGCGTACTTTACCTACACGGTCTGCCTGAAGATGCACATTCCCTGGCAGACGGCGCTGGGCGCGGTGTTCCTCTCCGGTATTGTTTTCCTGCTGCTCACTGTTGGTGGTATCCGACAGTTGCTGGTGGAAGCTATCCCGCGCGAACTGCATGCCTCCGTCGCGGGCGGTGTCGGGTTGTTCATCGCCTTCATCGGCCTGATGGAATCGGGCATCATCGTGCGCGATCCGGATACGACTGTCGCGCTGGGCAATCTGCGTGCTCCGGGAACAGCGTTGGCGTTGTTCGGACTGCTGCTGATTGGTGTGCTGCAGATCCTGCGTGTCCGCGCATCCATCCTGATCGGCATTGCCGGAACATTACTCACCGGATATGTCTTCGGACAGGTGCATCTGGCGTCGCAGCCGTTCTCGTTCCGAGCGATCACTGCCACGGCGTTTCATCTGGACATCCGCGGTGCATTGCATACCGGCGCGCTGGAGATCATCTTCGTCTTCCTCTTCGTGGATCTGTTCGACAACGTGGGAACACTCGTTGCCGTAACCAAGAAAGCCGGACTCATTACGGACGATGCGAAGATTCCACGGTTGTCTCGTATCTTCTTCGCTGATGCAACCGCGACGATTGCAGGATCGCTGGCAGGAACCAGCACCGTTTGTTCCTACATCGAATCGTCGGCTGGTGTTGCTGCAGGCGGAAGGACAGGCATTCCGGCCATTGTGACGGGATTGTGCTTCCTGGTGTCGATGTTCGTGGCACCTCTTGTGGGAGCGATCCCGAGTTCGGCTACCGCACCAGCGCTCATCATTGTGGGAGCGTTAATGCTGGGTTCCATTGCCGAGGTGAACTGGAGCGAACCGACCGTCGCCATTCCAGCATTCCTGACGCTGGTGATGATTCCGCTAACGTATTCCATTGCCAATGGGCTTGGCATCGGCATTACCAGCTTCGCGCTGTTGCGGCTGTTCAGCGGCAATGCATCACGACGCGACTGGTTGCTGTTTGTGCTGGCCGCGCTGTTTGTCGCACGCTTTCTCTTCCTGTCACATCACTAAACGCATCCGCATGAAGAATGGCCGCAACGACTCTCGTTGCGGCCATTTCTATTGAGTCAATGTGACGATTTACTTCAAACCTTCCTGCTTCAGGTCCCAGTCGATGACTTGCTTGAGTGTCTCGTAGGGTACGCCACCCAGGGGCATCAGGTGGCCGTTGACCGCGAGCATGGGGGTTTGGTCTACGCCCAGCTTCTCTGCCAGCGCCATCTGCCCGTCCAGCCTGGTTTTGGCGGCGGGTGAGGCGGCACAGGTGGCCATCGCAGCGGGGTCAGCGCCGGCGGCCTTTACGGCGTTGGCAATGGTGGTATCTGCCATCGCGTCCGTCAGACCTTCCTGGTGGGCGAAGACGTCCTTGATGTAGGTGAAGAAGGCGGCATCGCCCCTGGCCTGCGCTACGCAGTTGCCAGTTGCAGCGGACTTGTAGGCGAAGGGGTGAATCTCCACCAGCGGGTAGTTCTGGTAGACGAAACGCGCCTGCGGAAAGTCCTTCTGCAACTGCTCCAGAACCGGCTCGGCTTCCTTGCAGTGCGGGCATTGGAGATCCGCGAATTCTACGAAGAGGATCTTCTTGTCGGCGGCGCCGGTGGCGGGGCCGTTGGCTTCGGCGGCGAGCACTTTGGCGTTGTCCTCGAAGGGGTGCGCACCGAAGCGGAAGACGGTATCGGCGATGGCGTACTTGGCGTCTGGTGTAACGAAGAAGCGTACGCTGTCGACCTTGTTGCCCTGGCTCTTGTCCGCCACGAAGATGGTCACCTTACTCACGCCCGGAGCCTGTGTCTTCTGGATGGCCATTACTTTCCACGAACGGTTGGTGTCGTAGCCCCAGATGGCCTTGAGGAAGGCGTTCACGTCCGCCGCGGTAGGCGAAGCGGCATCGAAGTACTTCTGGTTGACAGCCGGAAACGGGTCAGCGGCGGGTGCCTGAGCAATAGCGGCAGAGCCAACCGCAATAGCCACGGCAGCAGCAAGGGAGAGCAAGGACTGGGTTCGCATGATCACGTTTATCTTCTCACTCAAGAGCGATCCGCAATCTTCTTTTACTGCGCCGGGATGCGCTACCCCTCCTCCCCCCTGTTTTTCTAAAATCGTTTTTTGATTGGGGTTACGGTTTTAGTGGCGCTAAAATCGTCTGCCTGTTGGGGTTAGGGGCAAAATCGTCTTTCTAAAGCCTTTAGCTGTTAGCTCTTGGCTTTTAGCTTTCCATTATTTCTATTTTAGTGGTTTGGTGGAAATAACCTGCCAACTCTATTTTCTTTGGTTTGTTGGAGTTGGGTGGTTGTGGGGCTTGACAGTATTCTTGATGCCTTTGGCTTGGTGCCAGCCATGATCTTCTGAGGGCGCGGGGTTTGCTTCATACTCCTGTTTGTTTTTTGGCCGCGCGGTTTTCTTGGTTTGGGTTTCTTATGGCACGGCTGAAGCCGTGCCCCTTCAAAGAAGACGCGCTTTGCGCGTTGGATCGCTCCTTTGGAGCGATACCCAGGTTAGCTTCGCGAACCTGGGGCACCCGTTTTGTGGGCTCCTGGTTTGTTTTGGGTTTCCTGGTGCGTTCTTCCTGGTGCGTTGTAGAGGGTGTGGAGGAATGCAGGTCCTTCAGCTACGCTTCGCTTCGTTCAGGATGACGGTCTTTGACCGTTGGAGCTTCGCTGGGTGATGGTTTTACTGTGGGAGCTTCGCTGCGTTCAGGATGACTTTTTTTGGGGCGTTGAAGATTTGGTTATGGCTGACGGGTGCGTGCTGCCAATGGGAACCGGCGGCCTGTGCCAAAGCTCTTGGCTGTGACCTTTAGCACAGGGGCGGCCTGCTGGCGCTTGTATTCACTGCGCTCTACCAGCCGCAGCACCTGTTCCACGCGGTCGCGATCCATTCCCTGCGAAGTCATAATCTCTTCCGCCGATTCGTAGCGCTCCACGTATGCCTGAAGGATGGGATCGAGCACCTCGTAGGGTGGTAGCGAGTCTGTGTCCTTCTGGTCCGGGCGAAGCTCCGCGCTGGGTGGTTTGAGGATGGTGTTTTCCGGGATGACCTCGCGCTCGCGGTTGGCATAACGGGCAAGCTGGTAGACCCTGGTCTTCCAGACATCACCAATGACAGCCAGCGCACCGACCATGTCGCCGTAAAGCGTGCAATAGCCCACGGACATTTCGCTTTTGTTGCCGGTGGTCAGCACCAGATGGCCGAACTTGTTGGAGACGCTCATGAGTAACGTGCCGCGAATGCGCGCCTGCATGTTCTCTTCCGCAAGACCAAACGGGGTCCCGGCAAAGAGCGGCTTCAAGCCTTTATCCATCGCATGAAATATGTCGCGAATCGCAATGATTTCACAGTGAATACCAAGATTCTTTGCCAGGGCGAGTGCGTCCTCGACCGAGCCGCTGGAGGAGTATTCACTGGGCATACCGATGCCCATCACGTTCTCTTTACCGACAGCGTCCACAGCCAGCGCAGCGACAACTGCAGAGTCGATGCCGCCGCTGAGAGCAATCAGAACCTTTGAGAAGCCGCACTTGCGCACGTAATCCCGGATACCCATTGCGAGGCCTTGCCACGTGGCCACGATGTCATCGACAACAGGCGCTATGGATTGCGCATGCGTGAGCGCAGTGTCAACGAGCAGCAGGTCTTCTTCAAAACTCTTGGCCACAGCGACGGTTTCTCCTTCGCGATTGACGACGAAGGAGGCGCCGTCGAAGAGAAGACTGTCATTGCCGCCCACCTGCGCGGACATGGCTGCCGGGACGCCGTGACGCTTTGCAATGGCGCCGATCATGCTGCGGCGCACCTGCTGCTTCCCTTCCCAATAGGGCGAAGCAGAGATGTTCAGCAGCAGCGTGGGTTTGCGGCCATCGAGCGTGCAGGTGAGCAGACGCTCCACGGGATCATTGGCGTAGAGTCGTTCCGACCAGAAATCCTTGTCGTTCCACGCGTCCTCGCAGATGGTGATGGCGAGTATCTCACCACGAAACTCCACCAGGGATTGCGATTCCGCAGGCTGGAAGTAGCGCTGTTCGTCGAAGACGTCGTAGAACGGCAGCAACATCTTCTGCTGCACAAACTGCACTTTGCCGCCATGGCAGAGGGCGGCGATGTTGCAGGCGCGCTTACCGGGGCGAATTGCCGATGCTAATGCTGTTCCGCAGAGAATGGCGGGCATGCCGGGCTGAGCCGTGGATTGCGCAATCGTGTCCAGTGAACGCTGGCAGTGGGCGAGGAAGTTATCGTCTTCCAGCAGATCCTGCGGCGGATAGCCGGGAATGGCAAGCTCTGGAAACACAACCAGATCCGCGCCCATCTCTCCGGCACGTTTCGCATGGTCCAGAATGCGTGCGGTGTTGCCTTTGAAATCGCCTACGGTGGGGTTCAACTGCGCCAGTGCAATCTTCACAACACCATTATGGAACGGTGAGCGCCGTTACTGCGAATGGCCCTAAAGCCATAACAAGCCCTAGCTGCCGGTGCCGCTGATGACGACGCTGATGGTTCGAATCAGAATTTTCAGATCGAGCCAGAGGTTCCAGTTCTCAACGTAGGCCGTATCGAGCGAGATATAGCTGTCGAACGATGGGTCCTGACGAGCTTCCACCTGCCAGAGGCCGGTGATGCCTGGAAGAACGTCGAGGCGGCGGAGGTGGGAGAGGTCGTAACGCTCGACTTCGGATGCGATGGGCGGGCGCGGCCCCACCAGGCTCATGTCGCCCTTGAGCACATTGAAGAACTGCGGAATCTCATCCAGCGAATACTTGCGAAGGATGCGGCCCACACGGGTAATGCGTGGGTCGTTGGTCATCTTGAAGAGGATGCCGTCGCGCTCGTTCATGTGTTCCAGCTGCGCCTTCAGGTGGTCCGCATCCTGCACCATGGTGCGGAACTTGTAGCAGTTGAAGGTGCGGCCCTTGCGTCCGATACGGCGGGCGCGATAGAAGATGGGGCCCGGAGAATCCAGCCGAACCGCGATGGCAATCATCAGGAGAAGGGGGCTGAGAGCCACCAGAGCGCCGAATGACACCGCGAGATCGAGAGCCCGTTTAATCATGAACGAGCCAATGGGAAAATCGCGGCGATGCAGCGGGATGGTCGGAAACTGGCCCACGTATTCGATTGGCGCGTTCCATGCCAGTCCATCGTAAAGATCGGGGACGACACGCACGTCGATGCCAAGCTCGCGTGCTTCCTGAACAAGGCCGATGACGATTTTCTTGTCTGCGGGTACGGAGAAGAAGATTTCATCCACGAACAGTGCCCGCGCGATGGAGAGGCAGCTCGTCACATCACCCACGATGTCCGCATCGCCCGACTCTGTTTCCTGTTCGTTGAGGGCGATGAAGCCGCGGAACCGGAATCCGAGATGCCGCAATGATTCGAGGTGATTCCGAAGCGCGTGGCCGACACGGCCGGAACCGATGATGAGAACGTTTCGCGTATCCACACCGTCGCGATAACGCGTGTACACCATGGAGCGCCACAGGGCACGGCGCGCGCACAGCATGGTTCCTGTCAGGACGACGGAGAGCAGGACAACGATACGGGAAACGGTTTCGCCGCGAAGAAGATAGATGCTGCCGCAAAGCAGGAGGCCGGCGACCAGAGTGGCCTGAATGGTAAGCCGCTGCTCATTGAGGCCGCTGCGATTCTGGATGGGGCCGTACAGGCCATAGGACCGCGAGAAAAATGCGAGGCAAAGCGCAAACCATATCATGTACGCGCCGTACTGGCTCCACATGAGTCGGAATATGCCACCCTGTGTGAGCGCACCGTC is a window encoding:
- the nadA gene encoding quinolinate synthase NadA; the protein is MVTRIALASVDSTLRLIRIGEQQGSSCSSALADDPWQYDAVTGYGPGASQRDALPEGSPAQGVIPREYRNATAAELDLRIRAAKHALGDRLVILGHFYQRDEVVKYADFVGDSFQLAQAAKTRPNAEYIVFCGVHFMAETADMLSRPEQSVVLPNLAAGCSMADMADLDTVQDCWEELMELYGSEPDADGRAPVIPVTYMNSSAALKAFCGRNGGIVCTSSNAAKVLEWAFERGQRVLFFPDQHLGRNTAKAMGIPLEQMPVWQPEQALGGNTEEAMRDAKVILWHGYCSVHKRFTVEQIRHARHRHPGVRVLVHPECTMEVVDAADEYGSTDYIKRRIEAAEPGGVFAVGTEINLVQRLADQHPEHTIVCLDSIICPCSTMYRIHPSYLAWVLESMDRGEIVNQIKVPEDVAEPARIALERMLSVKPRGA
- a CDS encoding DsbA family protein, translated to MRTQSLLSLAAAVAIAVGSAAIAQAPAADPFPAVNQKYFDAASPTAADVNAFLKAIWGYDTNRSWKVMAIQKTQAPGVSKVTIFVADKSQGNKVDSVRFFVTPDAKYAIADTVFRFGAHPFEDNAKVLAAEANGPATGAADKKILFVEFADLQCPHCKEAEPVLEQLQKDFPQARFVYQNYPLVEIHPFAYKSAATGNCVAQARGDAAFFTYIKDVFAHQEGLTDAMADTTIANAVKAAGADPAAMATCAASPAAKTRLDGQMALAEKLGVDQTPMLAVNGHLMPLGGVPYETLKQVIDWDLKQEGLK
- a CDS encoding NCS2 family permease; the protein is MLLRQTLERYFDFAALHATWRTEILAGLTTFLTMAYIIFVNPAILSKTGMPIAAVTAATCLCAAFGSILMGFLARYPLALAPGMGLNAYFTYTVCLKMHIPWQTALGAVFLSGIVFLLLTVGGIRQLLVEAIPRELHASVAGGVGLFIAFIGLMESGIIVRDPDTTVALGNLRAPGTALALFGLLLIGVLQILRVRASILIGIAGTLLTGYVFGQVHLASQPFSFRAITATAFHLDIRGALHTGALEIIFVFLFVDLFDNVGTLVAVTKKAGLITDDAKIPRLSRIFFADATATIAGSLAGTSTVCSYIESSAGVAAGGRTGIPAIVTGLCFLVSMFVAPLVGAIPSSATAPALIIVGALMLGSIAEVNWSEPTVAIPAFLTLVMIPLTYSIANGLGIGITSFALLRLFSGNASRRDWLLFVLAALFVARFLFLSHH
- a CDS encoding sugar transferase, which translates into the protein MPVEEYAQGNGITAGASSFRGRGISVAAGVLERPSVTGAAWAALDILTALVGCLIAMHFRLDVAHVDGALTQGGIFRLMWSQYGAYMIWFALCLAFFSRSYGLYGPIQNRSGLNEQRLTIQATLVAGLLLCGSIYLLRGETVSRIVVLLSVVLTGTMLCARRALWRSMVYTRYRDGVDTRNVLIIGSGRVGHALRNHLESLRHLGFRFRGFIALNEQETESGDADIVGDVTSCLSIARALFVDEIFFSVPADKKIVIGLVQEARELGIDVRVVPDLYDGLAWNAPIEYVGQFPTIPLHRRDFPIGSFMIKRALDLAVSFGALVALSPLLLMIAIAVRLDSPGPIFYRARRIGRKGRTFNCYKFRTMVQDADHLKAQLEHMNERDGILFKMTNDPRITRVGRILRKYSLDEIPQFFNVLKGDMSLVGPRPPIASEVERYDLSHLRRLDVLPGITGLWQVEARQDPSFDSYISLDTAYVENWNLWLDLKILIRTISVVISGTGS
- a CDS encoding NAD+ synthase, coding for MKIALAQLNPTVGDFKGNTARILDHAKRAGEMGADLVVFPELAIPGYPPQDLLEDDNFLAHCQRSLDTIAQSTAQPGMPAILCGTALASAIRPGKRACNIAALCHGGKVQFVQQKMLLPFYDVFDEQRYFQPAESQSLVEFRGEILAITICEDAWNDKDFWSERLYANDPVERLLTCTLDGRKPTLLLNISASPYWEGKQQVRRSMIGAIAKRHGVPAAMSAQVGGNDSLLFDGASFVVNREGETVAVAKSFEEDLLLVDTALTHAQSIAPVVDDIVATWQGLAMGIRDYVRKCGFSKVLIALSGGIDSAVVAALAVDAVGKENVMGIGMPSEYSSSGSVEDALALAKNLGIHCEIIAIRDIFHAMDKGLKPLFAGTPFGLAEENMQARIRGTLLMSVSNKFGHLVLTTGNKSEMSVGYCTLYGDMVGALAVIGDVWKTRVYQLARYANREREVIPENTILKPPSAELRPDQKDTDSLPPYEVLDPILQAYVERYESAEEIMTSQGMDRDRVEQVLRLVERSEYKRQQAAPVLKVTAKSFGTGRRFPLAARTRQP
- a CDS encoding DNA topoisomerase IB — its product is MATIRDEHTRYAARGFCIPFVAMKKAVGVKAPEIILDPVEAAKAAGLRYTTDRQPGYRRIPHGKTFRYTTPDGKVLRDKDALARIRSLVIPPAWTDVWITTYDNGHLQCTGRDARGRKQSRYHPRWRQVRDETKYERMVLFAEALPVIRERVDRDLGQDGLPREKVLATVIRLMEETHIRVGNEEYARTNKSYGLTTMRTKHVEVRGAKVTFDFQGKSRVHHTINLQDRRLAKIIRQISDLPGYELFQYVDEEGNRHSIDSADVNEYLREITGEHFTAKDFRTWAGSVLCCSLLSELEPATSVTEAKKNVVQAIAQVASKLGNTPSVCRKCYVHPAVLERYLGAISAEEAEKKIAQERKSIAKHAAALRAEERELVNLLLQQSLLKQAA
- the nadC gene encoding carboxylating nicotinate-nucleotide diphosphorylase, yielding MTLAADAVDRIVRIALDEDAPWGDITSELLISEDVQVTAVLAAREDGVLAGEQVFAAAMRLVDAATLVTFSVRDAELFTAGQILATVSGSARSVLRGERVALNFIQRMSGVATLTAKYVAETAGTKARIVDTRKTTPGLRLLERYAVRCGGGFNHRYSLSDAVLAKDNHLAIVTDGGKKDLTAALREARRRLPHTTHFEVEVDRPDQIEPVLAAGVNTIMLDNFTTDQMRDAVKQINGRALVEASGGVQLPRIREIAETGVDIISVGALTHSVRALDLGLDIEDS